The region GACATTCACAGCGGTGATTCAATCCGATGAATTGCTAGCAGGCGCTCGCATGCGTGGTGCGCTTATAGCCTCTGCAGGCGCTTTAGTAGCTGATCAAAGCTATGCATCCAAAAACCCTCGTTATGTTCACTACACGCGCTTTAGCGGTCTTGAAGATGCTTGGTGCTGGTACACTCCCTTTCTTCCAAAAGACATGGCAAATACCACAAATTCCGAGTTCACAGGATTCATGGGCAGAACATGTGAAAATGGTTCAACAGCTAACATCGCTTTGAAATGTGTAATTAAATAGCCGCCCTTGCTGACTCCGGGAGGTTTCATCAAAATGGAGCTGAAGGAGTCTGCATGTCGATAGCTCGCGTGAATCACTTTGTCGCACAGCCAGACAAAATCGAGGACCTGCACGAGTTCTTGGCAGAAATTTGCTATGAAATACGCAGTGCTCCTGGGAATCTTTCTGCCGACCTTTTACAAAAAGAAGACGTTCCCACTGAGTTTTTAGTGATCGAACGCTGGATCAGTAAAGAAGCTCATGCAAATTCCGCCAGGGCCATTCCAGAAGATAAACTGCAAAAGGCCAAGTCTCTTCTTGCCACGACACCCGATGGATCTTTTTATAACGATTTTAATTTAGATCTATCGGAACAAGACTATCTTTAAGAGGCCGCTATGTGGCGCGGCTTGATGATTTGGAAGTAAATCATCGACACCAATAAAATCCCCGTCGTGAATGCAGGAACTAAAAACCCACCAAATCCCACCAGCGGATACAGGAACCCTGCGAACACCGATCCCATAACAAACATGGCTATGATACCCAGACGCATAAACGTTGCTTTATGTTCACTGTCTAAAAGTTCTTTGTGCTCAGCAGGCAAAATTCTTTTATTCAACAAACGAACCAAGCCGATACCTAAATCCGTCGTGATCCCCGTCAAATGCGTGGTGCGAACCACAGATTTGGAAACACTGGTAATCGTTCCGTTCTGAACACCGCAAGTAAAACAAAGCAGAATCAGCAGAAGATATCCGTTTTGAGATTGTTCAAGAGAGGCGCCAAATGGTCCAAACCATCCCATCCATCCACCCAGGGTCGCGATCAGAATAAGAACCAACATGACGGCATAGGCGATGTAGTATTTAGGTTTTTTTCTTAGCTTCAAACGAATATCAACCAGATATGCACTGACCATCGCACCGAAAAGAAAGAACAGCGGAACGATGAGCATTCCCCAAGCATGACTGCGATCTTTTTGCGAGAATTCGTAACCAAAGAACGTCGCAAAGCCCGTCACATGGGACACGAAACGATGGCATGCTAGGAAACCACCCATGTTAAGGACACCCGCTTGGAAGGCCATAAGCATCCATATGGTGATATTGCTGCGCGAATAATGAGAGATGGATTCGTTACCGTAAAGCACCTCTAGATTATTGGCCCAGAGATGCTCGAAGTCTATCCCTTAGTGAAATAATACGTCAGAAGGGACGACCGTCCAACCGCCTGTGGAATTGCAAGGCTTGTTATGCATCGAAGCGGGTCGCCAAAAAACTTGCAAAGCGATATAATAACGAGGTCCTTGGTAATAGCGAACTTGGATTGAATGCTTGGAGCCCTCTGTGAGTTGAACAGATTTCCCCGAGCAAGCCCAAGTCACACTGTGAGTGCCATCGTTATTAACAACCTCTTGGCCGTCGATATTCAATATGGAACCATCATCTGAAGCGATTGCAAACTCATACTGACCACTTGAGTACTTGGAGTTCAACATTAAATAGCCTTTTAAATTCAAAGCAAAATACTCGTTCAGATCAGTGCCATCCGACTGTTTCAACTGAGTACCATCCGGACCTGGAAAGCCATCCAACCAAGAGCGCAGTGGAATATCCAAATTCGACATCTGAACATAGATCGGCAACAGAGTGCCCTTGTCGATATAATTTTGAACACCAACGCCTTTAAGATAGTAATAAACATTTCCTAAAAGGCCTTCGCCTTCAGAACAATCCGATGATGAATGGGAGTCAGAAAAAGGATCACAAACCGTCTGCGCGCCGTCTCCGGCATCAACGACTCCTGCAGCCTCTGCTGTGACTTGCGAAAACCCCTGTTTTGCACAATTTTGAAAACCAAGGACAAGGAATGCGCTTAAAATGATATATTTGGCTTTTTGCATTTCACACCCCCAGCACAGACTATGAAAGCAATTTTGAAGCCATCCAGGAGCCGCTACCCCGCATTTGAAACAGCCACGGTGAGAAACACTTTGTCTATTTTATGACGGCATAAAGAGGTAAGTCGCTAAGACCACAGATGAAAATGCTATTCGCTCACTCTGTGAACGATGCACTTAATTTAGACGTCTTATAACGAAACAAATCGGCAGGCATCAACCCTTGATGGCTTTAAGTTTGCGCAGAGGATGTCCATTCGGAGCGTGAAGCTTGATGCCCTTAGAGATGTTGTCCCAGGAAGCACCCGTCAAAGGGATGTACCAATTATTCCACCACATCCAAGCGTTCTTTTTATAAAGACACAAAAACGTGGTTCCTAGACGTTTCTTGATTTGCGCGGATTCAATTTTGTTCCAAGGAAGTACTTTTACTTTTGTTCCAAAGATAAAGGTTTTCGTGCTCAAAAGGGAAATTCCCTCTTGAGATATCTTGATATTAAATGTTGGCGCTCCAAGCTTATCGATATTCACAAGAAACCTTTTTACTATCTTGAACAAGAAAAAAGGGCTTCGTTTCCGAAGCCCTTTAGATTTACATAAACATTCCGCGAAGTTTGCGGATATCTGTCAACAAACCCTCGACCATCTCATTGACGTTATCGAGTTTGTGATAGACCTGACTCATGTCTTTTTCTTTACGAACATGAGCTTTCAATTCCTTCATCGCATTTCTTGCGCCTTCGATCGAGAAACGATCACGGTGCAAAAGCTTACGAATGAGTAGCGCATTCTCAACGTCTTTGCGAGTGTACATACGTTGATTATTAGAAGCTTTTTTAGGTTTTAGAACATCAAACTCAGTTTCCCAATAACGAAGAACGTATTGTTTGATTCCCAAAATCTCAGCCACATCGCCGATTTTAAAAGCCATTTTATTAGGAATCGCTTTAATCTCATCCATCAACTTATCATCACAAAGCATCGCAGGGATTGAGATTTGTTGAGCTTGCACTGCTTCTTGAGGAACTCCTGCAGATTCAGCCTCTATAAATTCCAAATGTTGATCACCCAACGCCAACGAGTCTTCAAAACTTAATTGATTCTCGTCAACAGACTGATCAACAATCGGAGTCATCGGATACTCGGTACGCTCGCTTGTAGACGCCGTAGCAGTATCCGTTACTTCAGCACTATTCATCGTCGCCGTAGTCGTCATCATCATCGTCGTCATCCTTGAGATGTTCGTACTCCTCGCCATTCAACATCGCCTTCAACACTTGTGAAGGACGGAATGTAAGAACGCGACGAGCAGAGATTTTGATTTGTTCGCCAGTTTGCGGGTTACGACCAATACGCTCGTTTTTCCCACGCACAACGAAATTTCCAAATCCAGAAATCTTAACTTTATCGCCATTTTGCAAAACATGCTTCAAGGTATCAAAGCACAGTTCAACCAGCTCAGAGGCTTCTTTTTTAGAGAAGCCGATTTTCTGATAAACGTTTTCGACGATATCGGCCTTCGTCACAGTTGATTTACCCAAGTTTTGGCCAGCCATTGTGATCCTTCACTTTTCCTACCACGTAATAACTCGTGGGATTAATTAACTAAAGCGTAACAAGCTCCTGAAAACAATCAAGAATTTATCTCACAGAAAGATCAAAATTCTTCTTCAAAGACTCTAGGACCTTCGTTGTCACTCCTGAGATCTGCTCTTCTTGCAGTGTGCCATTCTTATCTTGCAGCCACAAACGGATCGCCACGGACTTCTTACCTGCTTCCATTTTGTCGCCTTCGTACAAGTCAAACACGTCAACGTTCACAAGCAACGCCCCCGCCGCTTTACGGATGTCTTTCAGAACATCGCCCACCTTCAATGCTTTTGGCATTACAAAGGCAAAGTCACGTTCAACAACTTGGAACTTAGAAACACTTTGAATACGGAATGGACGAGGCTGACCTTTGTACAATTGCTCTAAATCAAACTCACCCACCGCTGCTGGTACACGGATCTTAGCATCATCCAACAAAACGGGATGAAGAGTCCCGATGAAACCAACCTTCTTACCCTCGACAAGCAACTGTGCATATTGGCCCGTGTGCATGAAAGCCGGGACTTCCGACTTATTAGCAGGAGTAACCCAAGTGTAAGAATTGATATTCAAAGATTTCAAAAGCGTCTCTACAGTCGCTTTCAACTCAAACACGATGGGATAATCCAAAGATTTATTCCAAAGGTTTTCATTGCGGCCCCACAAAGCAAAACCCAGACGCGGGTTTTCGCCGTAAGAACCATTGTCGCCCGTATAGAATGTGCCGCCGATTTCAAACAAACGCCCCATCATGTTGCCATAATGGAAGTTCGTCGTCAGATTTCTAAATAAGCCAAAGCTCAATGAAGATCTCATCACATCCATCTCCTCATTCAAGGGATTCATGATGCGAATTTCTTTAGTCGTAGCATTCAAACCAGCTGCTTTCAAAGTTGACACGTCACCCAAGAAAGCTTTCTCGGCCTTGGAACCAACGAAAGCAAAGTTGAAGGCTTGTTGGAATCCATCAGCACGCACAAGCTCACTCACTGCTTTATTCAGCAAAAAACCTTTATCGTGATGGGCTGGTGGATTTGTGAACACTGGCAACGCTTCAGGAATATGGTCGTAACCATTCAAGCGCGCGTATTCTTCAACCAAGTCCATGTCTTGCTCTAAGTCGAAGCGGAATGTTGGCGGCAAGACTTTGAAAGTCTCGCCATTTTTTTCAATACCGCAACCCAGTCGTTTCATATAATCCACGAACTGAGCCTCAACTGCAGTGTAACCCAAACGATCCGACACAGTTTTCACAGTGATAGTGATTTGATTTTTCTTAACTGGATTTGGATAGAAATCATGATGATCAGCATACGCTTCACCACCAGCCACTTCCAAAATCAAAGCTGTCGCACGGTTCAAGCCACGCAAAGCCCCATCTGGATCCACACCGCGAGAAAAGCGGTAAGCAGAATCTGTATCCACACCGTGAGTACGAGACGTTTTACGAGCACTCATTGGAACAAAGTAAGCAGATTCCAAGAAAACGTCTGTGGTCGCCTCGTTCACTCCTGAATTTTTTCCACCGATAACCCCAGCTAAACACATTGGATGAGAAGAATCACGAATCGTGAGTTCTTCTCCTGTCAATGTTTTCTCTGTTCCATCTAAAGTGACAAATTTTTCACCTGCGGTCGCGCGATCCACGACCACTTTTCGGCCACCGATAAATTGCGCATCGAAAGCATGAAGCGGTTGCCCTAACTCCATCATCACAAAGTTTGTCACGTCGACGATGTTATTAATCGAGTTCATCCCCACAGATTCCAAACGGTGTTTCAACCATTCTGGAGATGGGCCAACTTTGACACCTTTGATGACCCGAGCCGTGTAACGAGGGCAAAGATCAAAAGCTTTCACTTCCAAAGCGATTTCACTCTTAGAAGATTTAGCACCCAATTTTGGCTCTGCCTTTGGTGCTTTCAATTCTTTAGACAGCAAGCACGCCACTTCACGAGCCAGACCGAAGTGACTTAAGCAGTCTGCGCGGTTCGGAGTTACTTTCAATTCAAAAGTGATGTCGTCATAACCACCGTACTCAGCGTATGACTTACCAATTGGAGCATCCGCAGGAAGAATCGCGATACCGTCTGATTCTTTCGCTAGACCCAACTCTTTCAAAGAGCAGAGCATTCCGGCAGAATCAACACTGCGAACCGCAGATTTTTTGATGGCGAAGTTTCCTGGCAAAACAGCGCCTGGCAAAGCCACAATCACACGGTCGCCCGCTTTGTGGTTTTGTGCACCACAAACGATTTGATGAACAACGTCGCCTGTGGATACACGGCACACAGAAAGTTTATCCGCATTAGGATGTTTATCTTTTTCAAGGATGTGACCAATCACCACATGATTGAAATCTTTAGCAAGGTTTGTGATCTCTTCAACCTCAAGACCTGCACGAGTCAGTGTTTCAGCAAGTTCTTCTGGCTTAGCGAAGAACTCTTTCACATCTACATATTCTTGGAGCCATTTTAAACTGATCTTCATTTTACAAACTGCCTTAAGAAACGAACGTCATTTTCAGGGAACAAACGAATGTCTTCGATGCCGTATTTGATGATAGCCATACGCTCGACACCAAATCCAAAAGCGAAACCTTGATATTTTGGATATTCAATTTTTGCCATTTGAAAAACTTTAGGATTCACAAGACCACAACCGCCGATTTCGATCCAACCTGTTTGCTTACACAAACTGCAACCTTTGCCCTTACAAATTGGGCACGAGCAATCAACTTCCGCAGACGGTTCAGTGAATGGGAAAAAGCTTGGACGGAAACGAGTTTTCAAACCTGGACCGAAGTATTCACGAACAAAGAAACTGATCGTGCCTTTAAGGTCCGCCATAGAAACTTTTTCATCCACACACAATGCTTCGATTTGATGAAAGTTTGGCAAATGGGAAATATCGCTGTCGCAGCGGAACACAGGGCCCGTACCAATCACACGCAGTGGAAGTTTTTCTTCTTCCATGGTGTGAATTTGGATGGGTGACGTGTGCGTTCTTAGCACGTGAGTTTTATCGATGAAGAAAGTATCTTGCATATCGCGAGCTGGGTGATCTGCAGGAATATTTAAAGCTTCAAAGTTGTAGTAATCTTTTTCAATCACCGGGCCTGTGCGCACAGAGTATCCCAAACGCGACATGATCGTAAAGATTTCCTCGATCACCATGTTCACCGGATGTTGCGAGCCCTTCGCGCGAGAAGCACTTGGCAAAGTCAGATCCAGCTCTTCAGCCGCCATCTTTGCACCGATTTCAGATTTTTTGAGGGCTTCTTCGGCTTCTGTGTAAGCGGCTTCAAGCACAGCTTTCACTTCGTTGACCTTTTTACCAAACAGAGGCTTTTCCTCTTTCGGCAAAGTAGCCATCTCTTTCATAATTTCAGTCAATGAACCACTTTTCCCAAGATACTGAACCTTGAGATCATATAGTTCCTTCGAGCCTGGTGCCGCTTTGAAGGCCGCCAGTGCTGCTTCTTTAATGGAGTCGAGTTTGCTTGTGCTCATAGGGACCAAATATCCCGCTAAAACCCTCTATATTCAAGGATTTGGCCCGCTTAGCTCACGGCAGCACGAGTATCTTGCTGCGTATTTAAGCAAAATCTCCCAAACATCCGCTGTGAGGCCCCTTTTCGGGTCGTACCAAATCGAGATTTTGCCTCTCTAGACGTTCAGTCACACCCTGACATCGCCGATATAAAACTTATGGGAGTTCTTATGAAGTACTGGATGATCGCACTTGCGATG is a window of Bdellovibrio sp. SKB1291214 DNA encoding:
- a CDS encoding putative quinol monooxygenase, with the translated sequence MSIARVNHFVAQPDKIEDLHEFLAEICYEIRSAPGNLSADLLQKEDVPTEFLVIERWISKEAHANSARAIPEDKLQKAKSLLATTPDGSFYNDFNLDLSEQDYL
- a CDS encoding YoaK family protein — translated: MLYGNESISHYSRSNITIWMLMAFQAGVLNMGGFLACHRFVSHVTGFATFFGYEFSQKDRSHAWGMLIVPLFFLFGAMVSAYLVDIRLKLRKKPKYYIAYAVMLVLILIATLGGWMGWFGPFGASLEQSQNGYLLLILLCFTCGVQNGTITSVSKSVVRTTHLTGITTDLGIGLVRLLNKRILPAEHKELLDSEHKATFMRLGIIAMFVMGSVFAGFLYPLVGFGGFLVPAFTTGILLVSMIYFQIIKPRHIAAS
- a CDS encoding PA14 domain-containing protein, encoding MQKAKYIILSAFLVLGFQNCAKQGFSQVTAEAAGVVDAGDGAQTVCDPFSDSHSSSDCSEGEGLLGNVYYYLKGVGVQNYIDKGTLLPIYVQMSNLDIPLRSWLDGFPGPDGTQLKQSDGTDLNEYFALNLKGYLMLNSKYSSGQYEFAIASDDGSILNIDGQEVVNNDGTHSVTWACSGKSVQLTEGSKHSIQVRYYQGPRYYIALQVFWRPASMHNKPCNSTGGWTVVPSDVLFH
- a CDS encoding MerR family transcriptional regulator, encoding MMMTTTATMNSAEVTDTATASTSERTEYPMTPIVDQSVDENQLSFEDSLALGDQHLEFIEAESAGVPQEAVQAQQISIPAMLCDDKLMDEIKAIPNKMAFKIGDVAEILGIKQYVLRYWETEFDVLKPKKASNNQRMYTRKDVENALLIRKLLHRDRFSIEGARNAMKELKAHVRKEKDMSQVYHKLDNVNEMVEGLLTDIRKLRGMFM
- a CDS encoding integration host factor subunit alpha, which codes for MTKADIVENVYQKIGFSKKEASELVELCFDTLKHVLQNGDKVKISGFGNFVVRGKNERIGRNPQTGEQIKISARRVLTFRPSQVLKAMLNGEEYEHLKDDDDDDDDYGDDE
- the pheT gene encoding phenylalanine--tRNA ligase subunit beta, which codes for MKISLKWLQEYVDVKEFFAKPEELAETLTRAGLEVEEITNLAKDFNHVVIGHILEKDKHPNADKLSVCRVSTGDVVHQIVCGAQNHKAGDRVIVALPGAVLPGNFAIKKSAVRSVDSAGMLCSLKELGLAKESDGIAILPADAPIGKSYAEYGGYDDITFELKVTPNRADCLSHFGLAREVACLLSKELKAPKAEPKLGAKSSKSEIALEVKAFDLCPRYTARVIKGVKVGPSPEWLKHRLESVGMNSINNIVDVTNFVMMELGQPLHAFDAQFIGGRKVVVDRATAGEKFVTLDGTEKTLTGEELTIRDSSHPMCLAGVIGGKNSGVNEATTDVFLESAYFVPMSARKTSRTHGVDTDSAYRFSRGVDPDGALRGLNRATALILEVAGGEAYADHHDFYPNPVKKNQITITVKTVSDRLGYTAVEAQFVDYMKRLGCGIEKNGETFKVLPPTFRFDLEQDMDLVEEYARLNGYDHIPEALPVFTNPPAHHDKGFLLNKAVSELVRADGFQQAFNFAFVGSKAEKAFLGDVSTLKAAGLNATTKEIRIMNPLNEEMDVMRSSLSFGLFRNLTTNFHYGNMMGRLFEIGGTFYTGDNGSYGENPRLGFALWGRNENLWNKSLDYPIVFELKATVETLLKSLNINSYTWVTPANKSEVPAFMHTGQYAQLLVEGKKVGFIGTLHPVLLDDAKIRVPAAVGEFDLEQLYKGQPRPFRIQSVSKFQVVERDFAFVMPKALKVGDVLKDIRKAAGALLVNVDVFDLYEGDKMEAGKKSVAIRLWLQDKNGTLQEEQISGVTTKVLESLKKNFDLSVR
- the pheS gene encoding phenylalanine--tRNA ligase subunit alpha: MSTSKLDSIKEAALAAFKAAPGSKELYDLKVQYLGKSGSLTEIMKEMATLPKEEKPLFGKKVNEVKAVLEAAYTEAEEALKKSEIGAKMAAEELDLTLPSASRAKGSQHPVNMVIEEIFTIMSRLGYSVRTGPVIEKDYYNFEALNIPADHPARDMQDTFFIDKTHVLRTHTSPIQIHTMEEEKLPLRVIGTGPVFRCDSDISHLPNFHQIEALCVDEKVSMADLKGTISFFVREYFGPGLKTRFRPSFFPFTEPSAEVDCSCPICKGKGCSLCKQTGWIEIGGCGLVNPKVFQMAKIEYPKYQGFAFGFGVERMAIIKYGIEDIRLFPENDVRFLRQFVK